The alpha proteobacterium U9-1i genome includes a region encoding these proteins:
- a CDS encoding N-acetyl-gamma-glutamyl-phosphate reductase, with product MSARVFIDGEAGTTGLQIVERLQGRCDLALVSIDPAKRKDADERKRLLNSVDAVILCLPDDAAKEAVSLIENDAVKVIDASTAYRVAPDWTYGFAEMSKGQRAKIAAAKRVSNPGCYPTGFIALVRPLLDAGIVPRGWQFSVNAVSGYSGGGKAMIAEFEDETSPTYTRVPYRIYAMGQKHKHVPEMQVQAGLSRPPIFAPSVGRYYKGMIVEIPLAIQNLPTPATLAQIHDALSTAYAGERFIEIASLDEAAALKTLDPEGLNGTNRLKLFVFGNDGEARLVALLDNLGKGASGAAVQNLNLMLGLDEDAGL from the coding sequence ATGAGCGCTAGGGTTTTCATCGACGGCGAAGCGGGCACGACGGGCTTGCAGATCGTTGAGCGTCTGCAGGGGCGGTGCGACCTCGCGCTCGTGTCGATCGATCCTGCAAAACGCAAGGACGCCGACGAGCGCAAGAGGCTGCTCAACAGCGTCGACGCTGTGATCCTGTGCCTGCCGGACGATGCGGCCAAGGAAGCGGTGTCGCTGATCGAGAACGATGCGGTGAAGGTAATCGACGCGTCGACCGCGTATCGCGTGGCGCCGGATTGGACCTACGGTTTCGCCGAAATGTCGAAAGGCCAGCGCGCCAAGATCGCGGCGGCGAAGCGCGTTTCAAATCCGGGCTGCTATCCGACCGGTTTCATCGCTTTGGTGCGCCCCTTGCTCGACGCAGGCATCGTGCCTCGGGGCTGGCAGTTCAGCGTCAATGCGGTCAGTGGCTATTCGGGCGGCGGCAAGGCGATGATCGCCGAGTTCGAGGACGAAACTTCGCCCACTTACACCCGCGTGCCTTATCGCATCTACGCGATGGGCCAGAAGCATAAGCACGTGCCGGAAATGCAGGTGCAGGCCGGCTTGTCACGACCGCCGATCTTCGCGCCGAGTGTCGGACGCTATTACAAAGGCATGATCGTCGAGATTCCGCTGGCGATTCAAAATCTGCCAACGCCGGCGACATTGGCGCAAATCCACGACGCTCTCAGCACTGCTTATGCCGGCGAACGCTTCATTGAGATTGCTTCGCTGGACGAGGCCGCGGCGCTCAAGACGCTCGACCCCGAAGGCCTTAACGGCACGAACCGCCTGAAGCTCTTCGTGTTTGGCAACGATGGCGAAGCACGCCTGGTCGCGCTCCTCGACAATCTCGGCAAGGGAGCGTCGGGCGCTGCCGTTCAGAACCTGAACCTTATGCTCGGGCTCGATGAGGACGCAGGACTTTAG
- a CDS encoding LSU ribosomal protein L13p: MRTTSTRAARPSEITHGWIVVDAEGAVVGRLASFIARRLRGKHRADFTPNIDTGDHVVVINADKVAFTGRKLERKIYYWHTGHPGGIKERTAGKILNGKHPERIVEKAVERMMPKESPLARKQLGKLRVYAGADHPHAAQNPETIDFKSQNRKNSRIG; this comes from the coding sequence ATGCGCACCACCTCTACGCGCGCCGCCCGCCCTAGCGAAATCACCCACGGCTGGATCGTGGTTGACGCTGAAGGTGCTGTCGTCGGCCGCCTCGCTTCGTTTATCGCGCGCCGTCTCCGCGGCAAGCATCGCGCTGACTTTACGCCGAACATCGACACGGGCGACCATGTCGTGGTGATCAATGCCGACAAGGTCGCGTTCACGGGCCGCAAGCTCGAACGCAAGATCTATTACTGGCACACCGGCCACCCGGGCGGGATCAAGGAACGCACGGCCGGCAAAATCCTCAATGGCAAGCACCCTGAGCGCATCGTCGAGAAGGCTGTGGAGCGCATGATGCCGAAGGAAAGCCCGCTTGCACGCAAGCAGCTTGGCAAATTGCGCGTCTATGCCGGCGCTGATCATCCGCACGCGGCGCAGAATCCGGAAACGATCGACTTCAAATCTCAGAACCGTAAGAACTCGAGGATTGGCTAA
- a CDS encoding SSU ribosomal protein S9p produces the protein MSDISQGFESLGEMTGTPPRVEQNVAVLRERKVDQFNRAYATGKRKNAIARAWLKPGKGQITINGKTSDAYFARPVLRMMINQPFRITDREGQYDVNITVVGSGLSGQAGAVRHAISKALSDFEPPLRPTLKHAGFLTRDSRVVERKKYGRAKARRSFQFSKR, from the coding sequence ATGAGCGATATCAGCCAAGGCTTTGAGTCACTCGGCGAGATGACCGGCACGCCGCCGCGCGTTGAGCAAAACGTCGCCGTCCTGCGTGAACGTAAGGTCGACCAATTCAACCGCGCTTACGCCACCGGCAAGCGCAAGAACGCGATCGCGCGCGCCTGGCTGAAGCCGGGCAAGGGCCAGATCACCATCAACGGCAAGACGAGCGACGCATATTTCGCGCGCCCGGTGCTGCGCATGATGATCAATCAGCCGTTCCGCATCACCGACCGCGAAGGCCAGTACGACGTGAACATCACCGTCGTCGGCTCGGGCCTTTCGGGCCAAGCGGGCGCGGTGCGTCACGCGATTTCGAAAGCGCTGTCGGATTTCGAACCGCCGCTGCGTCCGACGTTGAAGCACGCCGGCTTCCTCACCCGCGACAGCCGCGTCGTCGAGCGTAAGAAGTACGGCCGCGCGAAGGCCCGTCGCAGCTTCCAGTTCTCGAAGCGCTAA
- a CDS encoding heme A synthase, whose protein sequence is MGDMESAQESKTQQPPNQPLVGIWLLLVCMFVLAMVVVGGATRLTDSGLSITEWDLGKGLTPPLSDARWAEEFALYQRTTEYQLQNRGMSLAEFQSIYWWEWGHRFLGKMIGLVFALPFAFFWATGRLRGRFAPVLVLFALGGLQGAIGWWMVTSGLWSGLDVSPIRLAVHLGMAFVIAGLALWLALDCFGWPRASTPSVPVWAPPAFLALLFAQVILGAFLAGSDGGAAYADWPLIGGQVWPSGAFEQTPLWQNHASQHLLHRTTGYLVALLAVAIAFLSRNGKGAGEKVGVALGLLALAQAGLGVATVLAASPVSLSLAHQFGAAALWLTGVAVWKAQR, encoded by the coding sequence GTGGGCGACATGGAGAGCGCGCAAGAGAGCAAAACGCAGCAACCCCCAAACCAGCCATTGGTGGGGATTTGGCTGCTCCTTGTGTGCATGTTCGTGCTGGCGATGGTTGTCGTCGGCGGCGCGACGCGGCTCACCGACAGCGGTCTCTCGATCACCGAATGGGATCTCGGCAAGGGCCTGACGCCGCCTCTAAGTGACGCTCGCTGGGCAGAGGAGTTTGCCCTCTATCAACGCACCACCGAATATCAGCTGCAGAACCGCGGGATGAGCCTCGCCGAGTTCCAGTCGATCTATTGGTGGGAATGGGGCCATCGCTTTCTCGGCAAAATGATCGGCCTGGTGTTCGCGCTGCCGTTTGCATTCTTCTGGGCGACTGGACGATTGCGCGGCCGTTTCGCGCCTGTGCTGGTGCTGTTCGCGCTTGGCGGCCTGCAAGGCGCGATCGGCTGGTGGATGGTGACGAGCGGGCTCTGGAGCGGGCTCGACGTCAGCCCAATCCGGCTGGCCGTGCATTTGGGTATGGCGTTTGTGATCGCCGGTTTGGCGCTGTGGCTCGCGCTCGATTGCTTTGGTTGGCCGCGTGCGTCGACGCCAAGCGTACCTGTTTGGGCGCCGCCAGCATTTCTGGCGCTGTTGTTCGCGCAAGTGATCCTCGGCGCGTTTCTCGCGGGCTCCGATGGCGGCGCGGCGTACGCCGACTGGCCGCTGATCGGCGGGCAGGTCTGGCCCTCCGGCGCTTTCGAACAAACGCCACTTTGGCAAAACCATGCGAGCCAGCATCTGCTGCACCGAACCACCGGCTATCTGGTCGCGCTGTTGGCGGTGGCGATCGCCTTTCTTTCTCGAAACGGAAAGGGCGCGGGCGAGAAGGTTGGGGTGGCTTTGGGCTTGCTGGCGCTGGCCCAGGCCGGGCTGGGCGTGGCGACAGTGCTGGCGGCGTCCCCCGTAAGCTTGAGTTTGGCCCACCAATTCGGCGCCGCCGCGCTGTGGCTGACTGGCGTGGCGGTATGGAAAGCGCAACGGTAA